cagtttttttctgcttttccccCTTTTATACCATAGTTGTTCACTTTCTGcatcttttcaccattttctgccactttaaacacattttttttctttcaccttgttgccactttattcCAGTCTTGCTGGTTTCCAACCTTATTCACCATTTTCACATTTGTCCCTTTTCgccttttttccacctttgctGCTGCTTTCAAACCAGTTTTTGATGCTATCCACCGTTTTCACCacttattgccactattaaactCTTGTAATCTATTTGCTGTTAACATCCAGCTGATAAACTGATAGTTTAGATAAAGAATCCTGGAttagtgtctgtgtttttgtcttcttttagaCCCTGGCTGGACGGCCCACCTGCTGTGTTCATGTCTCCAGGACAAAGACATCCTCAGTATGATGATCACCACGCCTGACCTTCCAGAGAATGAGTACTGCTTCTTCATCCAGGACGGCCGCGAAGATACAACCAACCAGAATGCTGCGTTCATTGAACGTTTGTCCTGGACAGGAGGTCCTAATGTGACCATGAAGGAGGTGACCAGCAGCGATGCGGTGCCGTACACCTGCAAAGGTCGTTACAAAGGCCCAGGAGATGATCCCAAAGACACCATGTGTCCCGCCAACCTGACTGTCCAAGGTGAGTGATGTCTGTTCTCCTGAAGCATGGatgtaacacacacacacacacacacacacacacctgttctcctgatgatgatgtcatagtGATGTAGAGGACAGGATGTGGTCTCATGAAGGTTATGTCCttgtctcctctctcctttcaTGCTCTCCTCATGGATTCCTGCTGGTGGGTAATCTTCATCCAGTTTTAGACTCCAGTGTTCAGTCTGAACAGCTGTGTAGAAGTTCTGGTCTAAAGTTTCACCAAACCCTAATGTGGACTAGCTCGCCTGTAGTTATGTTTGTTACCATGGAGACGTAGTTCTCATAGGTTGCTGTCAGGTATTTTCATCACTGtgaagaactccagatggggacaggaagtgatttctgcacagagagCGGCTACCTCTGAGTCCTGCAGGAGGGACAGCTAACGGTAGGAAGCTgtcagagaaacagcagcagacgtGGATCAGAAGACTCCATCTAAAGTCTGGAGGGGAGTCAGACAGCGCCCTCatgtggtctggtttggttgaGTCCAAACTCAAGAATTCTACATCATACCCACCAGAGTGTTAGACTCATTAAACAAGGCCTGAAAGGTTTGGTAGAGAATAATGATCTTATATCAGtgtcagtagcattggtgctagcatcctggctaacagttccctcatccTGGAGCTCAAAAGTGTGTGAAGCTGTTATTATGTTCTGATGATAAAATTATTCATACattcacattttaacccctttctgcccatttttttccaccttctacacattttggccacattttaaaatattttttttaaccattattaacccatttttggcaactttctactagggctgggaaattaatcgcaaattagattaaatcacaatatggcatgctgcaatattcaaatcgcagacagtgcaatatttctttaacctgaaaagtgtcaaaataccagttaaatacaatcttttttctttttttatcctttataccagcgttactcaaccctactcaaccaaagagccaaactattgaaaatacctttgcaagagccacaatctaagaggtgaaaagtggcaacaacggcaataaaaatgagttaaaggtggcaagaatggtcaaaaaagcaaccaaaatgagtaaaaagggatgaaaatggggaggaaaagtggaaaaagggtcagaaggtagcaaaaatgtgtgagaagttacaaaaaatgaattacagtTGGCATAAagtggtccaaaagtggcaaaaccatgaaaaaaaatgagtgaaaagtgactaaaatgggcaaaaagcagtcaagattggctaaagtgggcaaaaactaggaaaaggtggtatttaatgacaaaagggaTCGTCAATGGgtaaaaatgcagagaaaaaagggtgagaaagggcaaaaaagtttcccttatttaaagttttctgggggaataatatttaaaatgaagacataaaagagcctcatgtggctctagagccacgcgTTGACTATCACTGCTTTATACATTATTCAAACCTTcaagtatcttttttattttattctgttttttacaaaaatcttacttttcttgctcatgcatttatttttcttcatcaaaatgaggatatgagaaatgatcatccccttcaataaaacaactgatatcaaaatttctatATGAGCCAAGACGGCAGTAAGAtatctttattctaaatgtagccCTAGTCTAATTTATCTAATACTGaacttgttataatatagaatgatttcttgcttatgtttgttgaacaacaaaaaaaaatgaagaacctaaataattgtatttaaaatcgcaatattgcaggaaaaaacggcagttagattatttttgcacatgGTTCAGCTCCACTTTCTACCCACTTTTGGCCCTTCATTGCTTCTCCCTTTGgaaacatcaaacatttttgaccattttcacctttctttaccacttttctcgtggctttgctgcttttcacacatttttcccattttttttgccatgtttcacctAAATTTGCTACATTTTTCCATTGTTTGTGACTTTAATGCCACTTCATtgtcttctgtttttgccattgtCAACCATGTTTCTGCTTCTCACCCTCTTCTGACACTTTTTCATATCTgctaccacttttaaccaatttcagcattttttcacCCTTGTTCTGcttctgtttgccacttttaacacagaTTTTGACAGCTTTCAACCTTctttacaacttttaaccagttaaaaatcattgtttaccacttttattatatttttgctgctttggcactctttttgccacttttttgccattattaaccactTCTTTGGCTCTTTTCCTCATTTATTGCCtctttttccaaatatttttgatgctttttgatcattttttgcatctttgtaCTTCTTTTGCTACTTCAGCCTGTCAAAAGTGGGCAACAAGTTACAGGAATGTGGCAATAATTGattgaaactggcaaaaaattggtaaaatggggtttaaaaagtggcaaaatgggttaaagcagGCTAAAGGAAGTGGCTTAAAGAgccaatagtggcaaaaaaagggtaaaatgaggttttataaagtggtaaaatgagtTAAAGCACGCTGAAGGAAGTGGCTTAAAGAgccaatagtggcaaaaaaatgagttgaatgGCATAATGTggtaaatgggtgaaaagctgcGAAATGAGGTTTAAAATgagggcaaaaatcagcaaaaataggctttatgtggcaaaaaaggactCAGTGATGAACATTAATTTCAACCTAACCAGAACCCCGTGAGGTTTATTATGGTAATAGTTTATCAGTGTTTCcattaaagcatgtttatggctaaatgaaggagaaaagcagttaaagaggctcagctagcctcttagcttagCACTAGCCTCTGGTCCTCCTTCATCTGTCTAGACCtgtagtaggaggtctgcaggactaagtccTTAGTGATCTGGATCCCCTCCTGTCCAGTTAAACCAGTTCACCTGTGGTAACACTCtgaagtgtagggatcatagcTGATGATCTGCAGCGCCACCTAGAGCTTTAACGGACTAACGTTACTATATTCACATTGATTCATAATCGCcgttcttcacttcctgtccaCCATCTGGCTTAAGTGCTTTGAGATctagtgtgtcaggttatgtaACTCCTGCATGTGTTGGTAAATCAGAGTCTGGAGAAACCAGACGGATGAACTTCTACAGCTGGACTTTACAAACGTCAGTgtaaaagggttttaaaaagaaacaggattaatgttgttgtgttttgtcgTCTGTTCTCTAGTCCCTGCCGTTTACGGTCAGAACGCCATCCTGCCATGTTGGTGTCTCCAGGGAAGCTTCCTCGGGATGAACATTACCAGACCTGGCATCCTAAACGGCAAGTACTGCGTCTTCATCCGAGACGGCCACAAAGATCCAACAAACCAGGATGCTGCGTGTGCCGGACGTATGACCTGGACAGGAGGGTCTAATGTGACCATGAAGAACGTGACCAGCAGAGACGAGGCGCTGTACACCTGCCACGGTTCCTTCGAAGACCATGATGGAGGAATCAAGGAAACCTGGTGTTCTACCTACCTGACTGTTCAAGGTGAGTGATCTCTGCTCTACTGAAGCTTTGATCTAACAAACACACATCTGTGTTAAAGtcttatcctgctttttaaTAGTTAACCTGTAAATCCACTCAGCACACCTGCAACAATGATAAACGTCACCTTACAACACGTGCTAGAACAGGCAGGAAATTTGCcagaaatattcaaatttgGGGGTTTATGTCAACTTTGAGTTTCTTTGATTTTGTATACTGTTGTGTTCATTTTATAATTGTATTTAGGTGGAGGCTTCAAATAAGCTCTATGAGTTTTCTGCCTCTTCCTGAAATGTTTAtctatttctgtcattttatcatggtttttTTTACcgtgcaaaataaaataaataaaatcagaaaactCAGCCCTGATCTGGTAAACTGAGAAATCTCATGTCTTTCATTTTTGGGTGGTAACTGTGCAAAAAGAGGTTTTAGTTTTCCTCAGTTCAGGTCTTTGAAAAGAtctaaaattagatttttaaccTTAGGTCGTTAAATATCAGATCACATTTGTCCCCGATGACAAAAGAAGTCACACTCCccaaaactgctgtaaaaatattgtaatttatttattttttccactttaaacaagtCAATCTcttaaaactacttcagcctgaacTACAGATATCAAATTGTAATTATATTTTTAGGAAAAGTAGCACCATCTAGTGGACAAATACAAcattaaaagtgaaagttagtagtccaaaatgaaaatgatcataaaggaatgcattactttatgtttttaatgggactttttgtccttaaaaactAGTGTGTGGGTTTTGAGTAGCTCAGCCATTTTAGGCTTATTTACGGAGAAGACAGGTTTGAAAAATCGATATCCTCTGTTTTCATTCaacacagacaaaataaaaaactgagcAGTACAAAATGTTCCTAGGCTGTCTTAAGGGTTAAACGTGTGTAGGAACCTGTCTTTAGTGGCTGTAATGGATCCCAGAGTAAAGCTGTCAGCTGTGGAGAGGACAGCAGTGCcagtttagattagtttagtttagtttagtttagtttagtttagtttagtttagtttagtttagattagattagattagtttagattagattagattagtttagtttagtttagattagattagattagtttagattagtttagattagtttagattagattagtttagattagtttagattagattagattagattagattagtttagtttagtttagattagttcagtttagattagtttagtttagattagtttagtttagttcagtttagttcagtttagatTAGTTcagtttagattagtttagtttagttcagtttagttcagtttagattagtttagtttagttcagtttagttcagtttagattagtttagattagattagtttagattagattagtttagattagattagtttagtttagtttagtttagtttagtttagtttagtttagtttagattagttcagtttagattagtttagtttagatgagtttagtttagtttagattagttcagtttagattagtttagtttagttcagtttagttcagtttagatTAGTTCAGTTTAGATTAGTTTTGATTAGATTAGTTTAGAttagattagtttagtttagtttagtttagtttagttcagtttagttcagtttagattagtttagtttagtttagattagattagtttagattagtttagtttagattagtttagtttagtttagattagtttagattagttcagtttagattagttttgattagattagtttagattagtttagtttagattagattagattagtttagtttagtttagtttagattagtttagattagttcagtttagattagttttgattagattagtttagattagtttagtttagattagattagattagtttagtttagtttagtttagtttagtttagtttagtttagtttagttcagtttagattagttttgattagattagtttagattagtttagttcagtttagattagtttagattagtttagtttagtttagtttagtttagtttagtttagattagttttgattagtttagtttagtttagtttagtttagattagtttagattagtttagtttagtttagattagtttagattagtttagtttagtttagtttagtttagtttagtttagtttagattagtttagattagtttagtttagtttagtttagtttagattagtttagattagtttagattagtttagtttagtttagtttagtttagattagtttagattagtttagtttagtttagtttagtttagtttagattagtaAGATCCCCATTCAAAATTATACATACAAAAAACATTGGAAAAGATTTTCACagcatttaaaatacaaaaacataaaaaaaaacattctgaagcatttgaaaataaaaataaagcataacAACACAACTGTGACCTTCATGCTTCAGCTCATCTCAGAAAACAACAGACAACAGTCTGTGTCCTGAGTGTGCAGATACGTGTAAAACAAatacagtacttaacaaatgtattagaccacctgtcatatctgtctcagagaccatccagcatcatgaagtgctttaatgtggactctttcattttcagtcagctctccacgttttaccattttgaacaggaatgaggaatttcaaactgaattcacccaaatgtgagccggctcactgggcttctctgagaagtcagaaatgaatcaagcataacattcaaccactaaaactcatttttctgttcaggaatgacagtaaataactataatttgacatattaatcaagaaatattaatgtgctttactattttttaagttttttggtaaatcagtaaatttgaaaattcatggataacaataataattctattttagcattaaaaatatcatttgggttaaagagcttctacatattggtgtattaacctttgcataaaaatgattttggtaattaccaatgctgttaatttagggcagctgtggcataaacctgactttggttagggttagggtgctcTAATACatctgttaagcactgtatatatacaaTATCATCCATCTTATATCATATacttaaatatttcatatcttaatttatcatttcatatACAGCAAATAATAATGTCTTATCCATATGTGCAtacatgcaaaaacataaacagaTATATTTACtaatattttctctctcttacaTCTCACAtctatatacatacatatacacaaGCAAATTCTCACAGTTGTTGCTTCCcagatttgtctttttttatggtAGATGCTGTTttactaatatttttaaatgatttatgtaAGTGGTGAGTTTGAAATGTTTACCTCTATAAATAACAGTGTTTCTGATGGTGTTAGTTCTCGCTTTAGGCATTGTAAAGTTTCCTACAGCTGCAGGTCTGGTGATGTATTTATGACTTTCTGTGCTGAAAGAAAGGTTCTCAAAATAAAAGGTGATTTtgagacagaaacatttctaGTGAATCAGTGAGTGTAATAATCTGTCTGTGACCAATAGCCAAGTCAGATGTTTATGCACTGAAATGATATTTGTCCTGATGTAGCACCAGAGTGCAGCTCTATTTTGCATAATTTGTAGTTTGTTTAGCGTTTCTCCAGTGGCATTTGACCAAACTGCTGGGCAGTTGTCAAGATATGTTAGTATTAGTGCTTGTATTACATTATTCATGATGTTTGGAGTCAGAAATGTAGCGTGTCATCTCAAAATAGATAGACCTCTACCCATTTTTACAATTATATTATTAATGTGTATTTTCCATGATAATGAATAATCGGCTGTTACACCCAGAAGTTTGGTCTCAAGCACTTGATTTACAGTGATGTcattaattttaatgttaaacacTGGATTACTGTAAATACTATAATTTGACCCAAGAATCATGCTGTTGGTTTTTGATTTATTCAGCACTAGCTTATTTGTCTTCACCCATTCAGCAACAGCTTGCACTTCCTTATTCAAAGCTATTTGTAAGTCATTGTGTGTTACTGCTGATGTGTATATGGTGGAATCATCAGCGTACATcactatgttagctttatctaAGGCGTATGGTAAATCATTGGTGAAAATGGTGAATAGTAATGGACCGAGACAGCTGCCTTGGGGTACTCCACATGTTATAGTTTTGATTTCAGAGAAGCTGCCGTTAAAAACACTGTCAGTGTTCTGTTTGATGGATAACTGTAAAACCAGGGGAGCGCTGATTGCTCAACACCGTAACAGgaacgttttttttttagtaatatcATGGTCAATAATATCAAACGCAGCAGAGAAGTCGAGAAACACCACACcaactctgtttttcttttccatctCTGAGCCAATCATCAGACATGAGAGTCAGCGCCCTGACAGTGGAGTGACTCTTTCTGTATGCCTGTTGAAAATCGCTGATCAAGTTATTAGtggaaaaattttgaaaaatggctgccatgttGGAAATTCAGGATGCCTCCATATCCACATGCCTTTGGCTTTAACTGTACCAGATTTCATGCTTGTATCCTAAAATGAACAGTTGTTCTGGAATTTGTAGCTAAGCTGCCCCACTATTTTAGCCTTCTTTAATGATAGTGGACGTGTACAGCATGTAAAGCTCAGACTGATGATACAGGCGAGTGCAGGAGCGATATAATCAGCAGACAGTTAGAGGAACCTGCTGTCCAGGCCATCAACACTCAGTGGTTTGTCTCCACAGGTTTTCAGAAAGTTCTTTACCTTatttatgtttactttttctagtTTAAACCTGGAGTTTTTACTTTcataattttatttcttatcaATAGGTGAGAAACATCATGATTTAAATTAGGCTTATTTTCTCTAAGTTTTCTAGTTTGCTAATGAAATACTCACTGAGAATATTTGCAGTATCTATGGGCTTAGTTGTAAATTTATCGTCTGCCTCCAGAAAAGATggattagttttatttttcctaCCCGTCAGATGATTTCAAACATTACATAGTTTTTTTACTATCATTTCCTACCTCTTTAACtcgattttcaaaataaattttcttttttctttcttgtaaagTTTGATGCCAGAATTTCTCATCTTACGATACAGGTCCCAGTCACGCTTATTTCCTGTTATGATTGTAGTTTTTAGAATAGATCTCTCATTTTCATGGAGTCTTTAATGTCTCTGTCTAACCAGGGTGTTCTGGTATTCCTGACTTCTTTAATGGTGCACGTTTCCACTAGAGGatgaataaaaagttaaatttaaacAGAGCTATTTCAGGATTAATCGAGGATAACACTTCTGACCAACAGATCTCTTATATCATCAGCAAATTTATcatgattaaacattttatatgaTCTTTTAAATATTACTGTGGGTCCAGGTCTACTCACCTTAGAGTTTAATACAGTTATAATCAGATTATGATCACTGCTGCCACTGGGCACAGACTAAACCAGTACTGTGTTCTGGTGCAAACCGGCCCACTTAAACTGATGAGTCCACAACCGTTCCTTCTTCTAAAAGCACCAGACCGCTCAAACACAGCAGATGTCTGCATGATGACAGCGTGACTTTGGTGTGTAGTCTGACTTTTGGCCATCAGAGGCATCCATACAGAGCAATCAGAATCATCCCAAGCATCATGTGACTTAAAAGCTAGCTAGAAGTACTGAAGTGATGTGGCTGCTGATCTGTATTTCAGTCTGGAGAGttaacagaaatgtttctgGTCTGTAGGTGGACCCGCCCCGAGACCACCAGGACCACCAGGAGACATTTCTCAGGACCTGCTAAAGGCGATCGGACTGACTGTTCCAACTATTTTAACTACTGTCGGTATTGTAGTTGTTGTAATTATTGTAAttattgtaaaaagaaaatctctGATTAATTTCCTAAAGAAAAGACGTAGACGTCATCAGCCAGTTGGTGATCATGTTAAAGAGAACGAcactgatgatgatggtgatgatggaaATGAGGATGAGAAACTtgtttttgcatgaaaatttcaCCAGTGAAGTGAGCTGGATCTACTGTTGATACTTCTATAAGGACCTTTTATGGTCTCTGTGGTCCTGCTGGGTGATGGGTCAGGTTCCAGTTCTTTAGTCTTTCCTATATGAAGTGTAAAGTTTTCGTTTTTggaactaaaaaaacaaaataagtcaTAAAACTACAAATCCCAGCATGCCTTGCTGTAGTTGACGTCTCTGTGTGAGCGAGTCTATCAGAGGAGGAACTGCTGAGCACCTCCTGGTCCTCCACTGGTCTGCGTTACCTCAGGACCGTTCTTCCTTCGATGTCCCGGCCTCACCTCTGCGACAGGAACGCTGCAGACCGCCACCCCGATCTGTGAACCAGGACCCAGAGGACTCTGGTCCTGCTCTCATCAGAACGCTGATCCTGCTGTTTGGTCCTGGTCTGTCCTGAAACAGAGG
This genomic stretch from Cheilinus undulatus linkage group 22, ASM1832078v1, whole genome shotgun sequence harbors:
- the LOC121504409 gene encoding uncharacterized protein LOC121504409 isoform X2, with translation MKSPGPLEKRLRFIVVLVQVVLVSVGARSDPGWTAHLLCSCLQDKDILSMMITTPDLPENEYCFFIQDGREDTTNQNAAFIERLSWTGGPNVTMKEVTSSDAVPYTCKGRYKGPGDDPKDTMCPANLTVQVPAVYGQNAILPCWCLQGSFLGMNITRPGILNGKYCVFIRDGHKDPTNQDAACAGRMTWTGGSNVTMKNVTSRDEALYTCHGSFEDHDGGIKETWCSTYLTVQGGPAPRPPGPPGDISQDLLKAIGLTVPTILTTVGIVVVVIIVIIVKRKSLINFLKKRRRRHQPVGDHVKENDTDDDGDDGNEDEKLVFA
- the LOC121504409 gene encoding uncharacterized protein LOC121504409 isoform X1, which translates into the protein MKMIQRRLKTAMEFSVFMEKCLLFIVVSQAPSVPAEARSDPGWTAHLLCSCLQDKDILSMMITTPDLPENEYCFFIQDGREDTTNQNAAFIERLSWTGGPNVTMKEVTSSDAVPYTCKGRYKGPGDDPKDTMCPANLTVQVPAVYGQNAILPCWCLQGSFLGMNITRPGILNGKYCVFIRDGHKDPTNQDAACAGRMTWTGGSNVTMKNVTSRDEALYTCHGSFEDHDGGIKETWCSTYLTVQGGPAPRPPGPPGDISQDLLKAIGLTVPTILTTVGIVVVVIIVIIVKRKSLINFLKKRRRRHQPVGDHVKENDTDDDGDDGNEDEKLVFA
- the LOC121504409 gene encoding uncharacterized protein LOC121504409 isoform X3 — translated: MMITTPDLPENEYCFFIQDGREDTTNQNAAFIERLSWTGGPNVTMKEVTSSDAVPYTCKGRYKGPGDDPKDTMCPANLTVQVPAVYGQNAILPCWCLQGSFLGMNITRPGILNGKYCVFIRDGHKDPTNQDAACAGRMTWTGGSNVTMKNVTSRDEALYTCHGSFEDHDGGIKETWCSTYLTVQGGPAPRPPGPPGDISQDLLKAIGLTVPTILTTVGIVVVVIIVIIVKRKSLINFLKKRRRRHQPVGDHVKENDTDDDGDDGNEDEKLVFA